From the genome of Candidatus Woesearchaeota archaeon:
CAGTGTTGTACGCTGAGAGCACCATGACGCCGACGTCTTCCGGCATGCGTCGAATAACCTCTGCACCATCCACATGAGGCATCTTCACATCAGCTACCAACAAGTCGACCTTGTTGGTGTCCATAAGCTCGAGTGCTTGCTGGCCCGCGTACTCGCCTGATGCGACGAGTGAATTGATGATGACTGCACGGCGGTAATCGCAGT
Proteins encoded in this window:
- a CDS encoding response regulator; this encodes MDTNKVDLLVADVKMPHVDGAEVIRRMPEDVGVMVLSAYNTEEVKHKLFKRLVVFILR